In one Conger conger chromosome 5, fConCon1.1, whole genome shotgun sequence genomic region, the following are encoded:
- the lpgat1 gene encoding acyl-CoA:lysophosphatidylglycerol acyltransferase 1, with translation MAQIFEEARKVGWILLRALIRFAFMFINNCVAIPSYCLYLLVLQPLRLMDSRAFWQIEGVMFKWMLAMVSSWGWIAGYTVTEWGDDVRPISEEEAMVLVNHQATGDVCTLMMCLQNKGTVVRKMMWLMDHVFKYTNFGLVSLIHGDFFIRQGKAHRDQQLVILKEHLEKRYYSRDRKWVVLFPEGGFLRKRRDTSQTFAKKNSLPHLSHVTLPRLGATQVILKTLGPQQENGSLGVGDTEPTVRKPRGLQWVVDITIAYPNARPMDIQTWIFGYRDPTVTHVHYRVYPIKDVPMETELLTDWLYQRFVEKEDLLAHFYQTGAFPPPKGQKQAVSKEMTLDPVWLCVIQSLAFASGYMWYSVLQYFYCCLF, from the exons ATGGCTCAGATTTTCGAAGAAGCCCGGAAGGTGGGCTGGATTCTGCTCCGGGCCCTGATACGCTTCGCCTTCATGTTCATAAATAACTGTGTAGCCATACCTTCATACTGCCTGTACCTGCTGGTCCTGCAGCCGCTACGGCTAATGGACAGCCGCGCTTTCTGGCAGATCGAGGGGGTCATGTTTAAGTGGATGCTGGCCATGGTTTCGTCCTGGGGATGGATCGCCGGTTATACAG TGACTGAGTGGGGAGATGACGTGAGGCCCATCTCGGAGGAGGAGGCGATGGTGCTGGTGAACCACCAGGCGACGGGTGACGTGTGCACGCTCATGATGTGTCTGCAGAACAAGGGCACG GTGGTGAGGAAGATGATGTGGCTGATGGACCACGTGTTTAAGTACACAAACTTTGGCCTGGTCTCCCTCATACACGGTGACTTCTTcatcagacag GGTAAGGCTCACAGGGACCAGCAGCTGGTGATCCTGAAGGAGCACCTGGAGAAGCGCTACTACAGCCGGGACAGGAAGTGGGTGGTGCTGTTCCCCGAGGGCGGCTTCCTGCGCAAGCGTCGCGACACGAGCCAGACCTTCGCCAAGAAGAACAGCCTCCCGCACCTATCCCACGTCACCCTGCCCCGCCTGGGAGCCACGCAGGTCATCCTCAAAACGCTCGGGCCCCAGCAGGAGAACGGGTCGCTGGGGGTCGGCGACACGGAGCCCACAG tgcGGAAGCCACGGGGGCTGCAGTGGGTGGTGGACATCACCATTGCGTACCCTAACGCCCGGCCCATGGACATCCAGACCTGGATCTTTGGGTACAGAGACCCTACAGTCACGCACGTGCACTAcag GGTCTACCCCATTAAAGACGTTCCCATGGAAACAGAACTCCTCACAGACTGGCTGTACCAGAGGTTCGTGGAGAAGGAGGACCTCCTGGCACACTTCTACCAGACAG GTGCTTTCCCTCCGCCTAAGGGTCAGAAGCAGGCCGTTTCTAAGGAGATGACCCTTGACcccgtgtggctgtgtgtgatcCAGTCGCTGGCGTTTGCGTCGGGCTACATGTGGTACAGTGTGCTTCAGTACTTCTACTGCTgcctgttctga